From a single Rhizobium lusitanum genomic region:
- a CDS encoding replication-associated recombination protein A, whose amino-acid sequence MSDDLFAPKIPEGVASKRPLADRLRPQTLADVTGQSHLTGEDGALRRMIESGSLGSMIFWGPPGTGKTTVARLLSGEAGLAFEQISAIFSGVADLKKMFETARLRRMDGRQTLLFVDEIHRFNRAQQDSFLPVMEDGTVILVGATTENPSFELNAALLSRARVLTFRSHDEESLAELLSRAEKTEGKPLPLTEDARASLIRMADGDGRSVLTLAEEVWRAARKDELFDPDALVKIVQRRAPVYDKAQDGHYNLISALHKSVRGSDPDAALYYLARMFDAGEDPLYLGRRLVRMAVEDIGLADPQALVICNAAKDAYDYLGSPEGELALAQACVYLATAPKSNALYTAFKAATQAAKENGSLLPPKQILNAPTKLMRTEGYGDGYRYDHDEPDAFSGQNYFPEKMGRQTFYDPPERGFEREIRKRLDWWAKLRKERGER is encoded by the coding sequence ATGAGTGATGACTTGTTTGCACCGAAGATACCGGAAGGGGTCGCCAGCAAGCGACCTCTTGCCGATCGTCTGCGGCCGCAAACTTTGGCTGATGTCACCGGTCAGTCCCATCTGACCGGCGAGGATGGTGCGCTGCGCCGCATGATCGAGTCCGGCTCGCTGGGCTCGATGATCTTCTGGGGGCCGCCCGGCACCGGCAAAACGACGGTGGCGCGGCTACTGTCGGGCGAGGCGGGCCTGGCCTTCGAGCAGATCTCGGCAATCTTCTCCGGCGTTGCCGATCTCAAGAAAATGTTCGAAACCGCACGCCTGCGCCGCATGGATGGCCGCCAGACGCTGTTGTTCGTCGACGAGATCCATCGCTTCAACCGCGCCCAGCAGGATAGTTTCCTGCCCGTCATGGAGGACGGCACCGTCATTCTGGTGGGTGCCACGACCGAGAACCCGTCCTTCGAGCTCAACGCCGCTCTTTTGTCCCGCGCCCGCGTCTTGACGTTTCGCTCCCATGACGAGGAAAGCCTGGCGGAGCTGTTGAGCCGCGCCGAGAAGACGGAGGGCAAGCCGCTGCCGTTGACCGAGGATGCCCGCGCCAGCCTGATCCGCATGGCGGATGGCGATGGCCGCTCGGTGCTGACGCTGGCGGAAGAAGTCTGGCGCGCCGCCCGCAAGGACGAGCTTTTCGATCCGGACGCATTGGTGAAGATCGTGCAGCGCCGTGCTCCGGTCTATGACAAGGCGCAGGACGGCCACTACAATCTGATATCGGCGCTGCATAAGTCCGTGCGCGGCTCCGATCCCGATGCGGCGCTCTACTATCTCGCCCGCATGTTCGATGCCGGCGAAGACCCGCTTTATCTCGGACGGCGGTTGGTGCGGATGGCGGTGGAGGATATCGGGCTTGCCGATCCGCAGGCGCTGGTCATCTGCAACGCCGCCAAGGATGCTTATGATTATCTAGGGTCGCCGGAAGGGGAGTTGGCGCTGGCCCAAGCCTGCGTCTATCTCGCCACCGCCCCGAAATCGAATGCTCTCTACACCGCCTTCAAGGCCGCCACGCAGGCCGCCAAGGAAAACGGCTCGCTGTTGCCGCCCAAACAGATCCTCAACGCGCCAACGAAGCTGATGCGCACGGAGGGCTATGGTGACGGCTATCGCTACGATCACGACGAGCCGGATGCCTTTTCAGGCCAGAACTATTTTCCGGAAAAGATGGGCCGCCAGACCTTCTATGATCCACCGGAGCGCGGCTTCGAGCGCGAAATTCGCAAGCGGCTGGACTGGTGGGCGAAGCTGCGCAAGGAGCGCGGCGAGCGGTAG
- a CDS encoding DUF1883 domain-containing protein translates to MSKPAFRYSHYDLKEQRAGTVIEITLSAIANVRLMNSSNFERFTETLKHQFLGGVAKKSPIRLTIPETGLWHLVVDMEGHNGLAESSVKMIDKTPAPRMQKTRTQTVTNR, encoded by the coding sequence ATGTCGAAGCCTGCCTTCCGTTATAGCCACTACGATCTCAAGGAGCAGCGTGCCGGAACCGTGATCGAGATCACGCTATCGGCCATCGCCAATGTCCGGCTGATGAACAGCTCCAATTTCGAGCGCTTTACGGAAACCCTTAAGCACCAGTTCCTTGGCGGCGTCGCCAAGAAATCGCCGATCCGGCTGACGATACCAGAGACCGGCCTTTGGCATCTGGTGGTCGACATGGAAGGCCATAACGGCCTGGCAGAGTCGAGCGTCAAGATGATCGACAAGACGCCTGCGCCACGCATGCAGAAGACCAGAACGCAGACCGTCACTAACAGGTGA
- the dapA gene encoding 4-hydroxy-tetrahydrodipicolinate synthase → MTKTALQRRIGGAITALVTPFRDGALDSVGLMAHVEWQLLSGIDGLLACSLTGEGPVLDEAERERIIEICVELAEGRVPVIVATGTNDTATTIEETRQAEKLGADVAFVTLPYYSKPTQKGIIHHFERLAESTDLPLIIHNLPSHTAVDLTLTTVARLAEIPSVIGIADGSGDVTRIGAWRPLLPGWIGLYSTHDATALAFTIAGGRGSFSSAANIVPRLFHSMQMSAGCDHLAAAQLIDDRLRLLFKALSRESEPATVKHALALMKNMSPDVRLPLTGIEAETDAAIQTAIASLRLDCDHRAPAPLAFRLGL, encoded by the coding sequence ATGACGAAAACAGCCTTGCAAAGGCGCATTGGCGGCGCGATCACCGCGCTCGTCACGCCGTTTCGTGACGGCGCGCTCGACAGCGTCGGTCTGATGGCCCACGTGGAATGGCAATTGCTCAGCGGCATTGACGGGCTACTTGCCTGTTCGCTGACCGGCGAAGGACCGGTGCTTGACGAGGCCGAGCGAGAGCGGATCATCGAAATCTGCGTCGAGCTGGCGGAAGGGCGAGTTCCGGTCATCGTTGCCACCGGCACCAATGATACGGCAACGACCATCGAGGAGACACGGCAGGCTGAAAAGCTTGGCGCCGACGTCGCCTTTGTCACTCTTCCCTATTATTCCAAGCCCACCCAGAAGGGCATTATCCATCACTTCGAGCGGCTGGCGGAGAGTACCGACCTGCCGCTGATCATCCATAATCTTCCGTCCCATACCGCTGTCGACCTGACGCTAACGACGGTCGCGCGGCTGGCGGAGATCCCCTCCGTCATCGGCATTGCCGACGGCAGCGGCGACGTCACGCGCATCGGTGCCTGGCGGCCGTTGCTGCCAGGATGGATCGGGCTCTATTCGACACATGATGCGACGGCACTCGCCTTCACCATTGCCGGTGGACGAGGATCGTTTTCGAGCGCCGCCAATATCGTGCCGCGGCTTTTCCACTCCATGCAGATGTCGGCTGGATGTGACCATCTGGCGGCGGCCCAGCTAATCGACGACCGGCTGCGGCTGTTGTTCAAGGCGCTTTCGCGCGAAAGCGAACCCGCGACTGTGAAGCATGCGCTGGCGTTGATGAAGAATATGAGCCCCGATGTGCGCCTGCCGCTGACCGGCATAGAGGCGGAGACGGATGCGGCAATCCAGACAGCCATTGCTTCGCTTCGACTGGATTGCGATCACCGCGCTCCCGCGCCACTGGCTTTCCGCCTAGGATTATAA
- a CDS encoding ketopantoate reductase family protein, giving the protein MTPSPFKNICIYGAGALGGAIAAKLALGLGEQARISVIARGAHLDGIRKQGIHLWEAEADKPLVAQVTATADAAELPPQDLVITGLKGHQLGAAVPGIAKLLHAGTRVMMILNGIPWWYFHRDQQSGHAELQMEELDPNGDLWRSIGPERVIGCVAYQGAEVINPGEIELSNKGHFILGEPSGETSGDIEAIAALLKQAGVNISISPRIRDEIWSKLMGNAAFNPISALTRARMSGIMANPALSTMVGEVMHEVKAVAEALGSQIAISIEERLERSRHIGPVRTSMLQDLLAGKALEITPLVGTVVSLGKLTGVPTPTSATILALVTQLDQENLRAAE; this is encoded by the coding sequence ATGACACCCTCCCCCTTCAAGAATATCTGTATTTACGGCGCGGGCGCGCTCGGCGGCGCAATTGCGGCAAAACTGGCTTTGGGGCTCGGGGAACAGGCACGCATTTCCGTCATCGCACGCGGCGCGCATCTGGATGGCATTCGCAAGCAGGGCATCCATCTCTGGGAAGCCGAGGCAGACAAGCCGCTCGTGGCTCAGGTAACGGCGACCGCCGATGCGGCAGAACTGCCGCCACAGGATCTGGTGATCACCGGACTTAAAGGCCACCAGCTCGGCGCGGCGGTGCCCGGCATCGCCAAGCTGCTGCACGCCGGCACGCGTGTCATGATGATCCTGAACGGCATACCCTGGTGGTATTTTCATCGGGACCAGCAAAGCGGCCATGCCGAACTGCAGATGGAGGAACTCGACCCGAACGGCGATCTCTGGCGATCGATAGGTCCTGAACGCGTCATCGGCTGCGTCGCCTATCAGGGCGCCGAAGTCATCAATCCCGGCGAAATCGAGCTGAGCAACAAGGGCCATTTCATCCTCGGCGAACCCTCGGGCGAGACATCAGGCGATATCGAAGCGATAGCGGCCCTGCTGAAGCAGGCAGGCGTCAATATCTCGATCTCGCCGCGCATCCGTGACGAGATCTGGAGCAAGCTGATGGGCAACGCCGCCTTCAATCCAATCAGCGCCCTAACGCGGGCGCGGATGTCGGGAATCATGGCCAACCCTGCTTTGTCGACCATGGTCGGCGAGGTGATGCACGAGGTGAAGGCCGTGGCGGAAGCCCTGGGTTCACAAATAGCGATCTCCATCGAGGAACGCCTGGAACGCTCCCGTCACATCGGTCCGGTACGCACCTCCATGCTGCAGGATCTTCTGGCCGGCAAGGCGCTGGAAATCACCCCGCTGGTCGGCACCGTCGTCTCGCTCGGCAAGCTGACAGGCGTGCCAACACCGACCTCGGCGACGATCCTGGCGCTGGTGACGCAATTGGATCAGGAGAACTTGCGGGCGGCGGAGTAG